ATTTATTCATTCTCTTGATATGATATGACAAGCGGTATCTATAAGGAGAAGATATCAATAGATTGATTAGAGTTCGAGAAAGTACGGAATTAATATTGGGACAACACATGATATTTggggaataaaaaaaaagcacCTCTTTTAAGATCCACAAAGATTAGGGGTGAGTTTTCGATCGAATCAAgttgaatcgagtgaaaaaatttgAGTAGATcagtcttattttatcatcctaacttgatttaaaaaaatttcaaattgagtcgagttgaatcaaattaagtaaaattgttcgagttaacttaaaaaagtaaatatgtcaaattaaaatcttgttacaatataactaattacatattaaaatacataaatttgaaacaatatatatttgaaaatttttcaaagcaaaaaaaaatatgatactTTAATAcaataaacttgaataattaattaacttatttaggtcccaaaattattgttttagaaaattttaattttctttatatattctttagaatctctttttaaataattaaatttttttttgtaatttttgttgaaagatcaatttgttcatttttaaaattgacaggGATCAAATGGGTATTTACACAAatctgttattcgaattgtaaagtTCAACTTGACTCGAACTTGAAACTCGATTTACTTATTTGAGTTGACTtgaataacttaattaactcaaaatttaattttttttcaatttttcgaatcaaatcaaattttactcaGTCACATTCTCAGTTATACTCTAACCTAAGATATCCGAATTCCAAATGCACATAATCATCTATAGCTCTTTGCTAACAAAATAAACCATCATAAACCGTGATTATTCCAACGTTGCGACAAACAAACATTTTGAATTGATATAAGTGTGGCATCCATGATAGAAAGGGTGAAGGTTGGgtcaatatataacttaatattttaaactattagttaaaatttataaaaaaaaatgcaaattttagtatttcacaaagcataagTAAATGTATGTGGTATTAccattttttttggtgaaaactattgaataatttttaaatatatatcatattcaagtgtcattattatttaataaaatgtgaatcttaaatttatattcttatatgaGCAATTATTTAGGagatagagatatagatgtgactATTTGGACTAACAGTACATCGGACTAGACCTAAGAAGAATAGATCTTAAagccgtttatggatttattcacttatgacattcatagtgtgacatacctaaatcctgagtagATGAcgaactatgtatgcgtgactcgtacactttgatgtaagtaaaaccttgagtttgaatagataaggaaccaaaagctagTGCGTTAAgtgtacgacttctgtagtatgtagcgtTATCACAACGGTGGAATTTATAACTCAAGacatgagtaaatgatatcctctcattggcattacatgtttgatgaaaagtaaacgtggccacagatcattcatctttgtgatgaaGGACgtgattattatttgatagtaattgacttttcacgAAGTAACATGTAATAGTTACCATAAGacaaaataagatcatattgggagaacgaatataATTATCTTAACCATTAAGTTACCCTCCTCTCTAGATATGGTGACAAAGTGACATATATCAACTTAAAATACTACGAAACCAACTTGGATAAAACTGAATAAAGCACCCACTAAATAGATATGGATtgaaaaatatctcaaaatctatttccaaaatatttttatatagattGTATGGGACTCAATGAATGATGTCCAAATGATGATAGAGAAGCTACACATGAGTATGCACCACCAATTGATGACTTTCCTACATTTAAACATttgtcataaaattttaactaaatgaGCAGGTGAGTTTTAAGcctgaaaatattgaaaaaagaGAGTCTATAACAGGATCTAAGAtacaaaattatacataaataattataagtaaCTATTTCTACATTGCTGAATATGTCATTCCAGTCCACCCCAACCCCTTGATAAATGCCTATGCCTTAATTTCACTGTAAACCATGTTAGTTTGATTCTTTCTTTCTATGCCCCTCCAAACACATATATCACACAAAAAGTAAGACACAAATTAAAGCAACAAAAATGAAAgtacaaaagcaaaaaaaaaaaaagagttttgcCAACTAGTCCCCTTCTTCTTCTGTTACTGTTCTTTAACACTGAAAATAATTTGCTTATCAACATATTTCAGAATCCCAGTTTCATCATCAATTCTTGAACTGTCTTCTTCACTGTTATCTCCAATGGCAATGTTTAAGTCTAGAGAAACAGATGGGTTCTTTTCCTGCTCCATTTCTGGTTCTTTGATCTCTTCTGGGTCATTACAGTTTGGCCTTTTCCTCGAAGAACAAGCTCTTGACAATGAGCTGAAGCTTTCACAGCTGAAAATGACAATGGCATCCATTACAGGAACTGTAACACCATCTGAAACTGTAACTTTCCCCGTTTCTATTGCATGCTTAATGCTTTTCATAGAACAGTAATCAACCTGTTCCGTATCTTCCATCAAGAACACCCTGTGAGGATTCTCATTCAATGCTTCACCAAATCTTTGAAGAACATAATTGTTACCGCCAGATTCATCTCTTTTCCTTTTGTAATCTTCATTCGAATCCGGTCCGAAATTGCTCGGACTTATGGAAGCAAAGCTGGTTTGTGAACCGAAAATGATTCTTGCTAACTCTCTTGCAATCTTCTGTTTGGCTTCATTGTCGGATCCTAAGAAGAGCAGCCATGTTTCTTCTTTGTGTTCCCTTTGATTTAACCAGTTTTTAGCTTTGTTCATCCCTGACCTGCATTCGAGAATGGTGCTAACAATTTCAGGAATCACATCCTTCTGCCATGGAACCTTTTTCTCCAATGCATTGCATAAAATGTTCATGTTTTCAGCATTAACAACCTTGAATGCATTAAGACCATCGATATCCTCCTCCATCGCCTCACTCGAAGAAGCCGAATTTGGGCTCGAATTCGGATTCGAGAGGAGGTCTGGCTTTGAATCATTTTCGGATATCCAAAACTGGTGCTCTTTAGGTGAACTTTTAGATTCAAAAATGACTGGCCAACTTAGATTAAGAGCTTCTTCTTCACTGTTGCAGGGATCTTTATCAGTTGAAGCACTGCTAAACGAGTTCCATTTCTTGTAAAGATCCTTCACATTCACTGAATCCTGTGAGtaaccaaaagaaaaatgtgAATCTCAACTTGTTTTAATGATTAATCATGCAAGTGGAACTGTAAGGATAATTAATACCTTATCATGGGAAGGGTTCATTTTGCTTTCTTCTTTGTAGTTTTGCAGCCATGAAGGCAAACTTGAAGTACTTTGAGCTTCCTTCTTGTCAAAGTTGAACAATCTATCCCTAAAGGAACTATGATTCTTATTTGCTTCTACTTCACCAAGTTGCCAACTAATGGAATCTATAGATTCTTTGGTTCTATATTGAGATTGAGAATCACAGCTGGAATAAAGCAACaaaacaggaaaaaaaaaacatgattaCCATAAGTGGTACATATGTAAAGATGAgaaaaataaggtaaaaaacaaacaaaaacaatggTTTACCTTTCAAGATTAAGACTTAGGCTTAAGCTGTCAGCTGATATTGTAAGAGGATAAAGTTCCCAAATTGACTCAAGAGAAGCTTGGCCTGTTTTACATTTCATATAAGTTCTAAAAGTTGCAATTCCCATAAGGAACAATTTGCCTGTTTCCTTGGTTCCACTCACTAATCTTCTGAGTTCCATGATTATATGTTCCACTGGACTGTAATAGTTTCTTCTTTGTTCACCATAGGTTGACCAAAACTCTGAAACCCATTTGAGATCACCTAAGTATAAGACAACCCCTCTAGCCATATAACTTTTGACAAGACATTTAAGCTCTACAAGTTTCTGTTCCACTTCATGTTTAGCAAGGTTTCTAAGTGACAGAAGTGGGAAACTTATGAACTGAAGGTACCTTAAATCCCCAGAGACTTGGCCTTTCTCAAATTTATCCATTACTCCTCTAATAACACTCTCAGCAATGGCTACTGACTCACCTATAATGACAGTGTTTCCCCTTCTATGAACTATTGTGTTCAAAACATTGGTTACATCTTGGTCATGAGAGTGTGTGTGGGGCATTGAAGGAGACAGGTTAGAAGCAAGAACCTGGGGTTTGGTGTTGTTTTCTTTTGGAGAAGAAGAAATCTCCAGGGAAACTGTTTGTTCAACTTTGGTTTTGACTTGTGTGCTAGAGAAACCAGCTTCCCTCATAACCCTACTAACACTAGGATCATCCAAGATAGAGACTATGAGATGTTCTAATTCTATTTTGAGAGCTAAAATGGGTTGTTGTTGGTTCTCAATGGACCCTCGGCGTTGATGAGCTTGAGCACGTTTAAAAGCAGCAACCAAGGCATTAGAAAGAgaaggatgatgatgatggtgatgatgatggtgaGGACCTAATAAAGGACTAGAAGTAGATGCAGGGAGACGATTAAGTGCTACATTGAAACAAAGCTCTAAAGCTCTAAATTGAAGAGGATGAGAATGAGATTGAAGACAAGCTCTACGAAGAAGACCAGTGGAAGATGCAAGCATGGCACTAGCTACATGAAGAGGAGTGACTTGGGCATGGCCTCGTCGTCGAGCTAGCCCAAGTGCTTGCTTAACCAAGCTAGCAGCCTCAGCTGTTAACGCTTGTTGCACAGTACAAACTCCAGCTCTCATCTTTCTTGTCTTTTAAGGCTACTATGAAATACTGGGAGTTATAAGAAAGAAAAGTCAGACACTTAGAGCTTGAAGGTCGGTGGGTTTCATCAGTATCAGCTATCAAACTAAGACAGCAGTCCTcaagctttatatatatatatatatatatatatatgagaaggAGGGAAGTTATTGGAGTTTGATTTGGGGAGATATTATGACAAGTGGAAGTGGGGGTTTATGCTTTTCTTGTTagtgagggaaaattttggtcTTTTGTATGGGAAAGTGGTTTGCATGTGATTTAACTTTgctccctttttttcttttttccttttttttctctctctctctcatgaTATGTATAAACTATAAAGTTATGTGGATAAATTAAAAGTTGGGAGCTTTAATAGCAAAttttatttagggtttaattattgatttcatCCCTCTActttatagaaatttaaaaaaatttactccTTCTATTTTAACTTGTCATAATTCGATTGTACTTCACGAAAACTAAGAAGATAGTCTAATTGGATAACATTAtcgatttaaataatttatattcaaagaattaagaaaaattagtaGTTCAACCATTTATATACGATAAACTAACAAAAAGCAACAGTTCAATTCCATGTATTAACTAACAACTAGACTAACttcttaagtttttttaaagcGTGAGGACCaccaatttcaaaaaattaaaagtagagGGCCCAAATTCTCAATTTTACAAAGTAGAAGGTTGGAATTCAAATTAGAcccatatattaatttaacacATTATATATGCTTTATTAAGCACAAAGAATGGAATAAGTACTTTTTATGtctttataaaaatactaaaataccaaaattgaataattagcTCTCAAAACTAGATgatgaggaaaaggaaaagagagagagagagagaagttgggaaaaaggagaaaaagggaaatggaaaagaagagtGGACTGTCTGTCTGTTTGAAGTTTGAAGTTTGAAGGGAATTGGGAAATGTGGATGttctttttgctttcttttcctttttatgtgAGTTTTGGAtcacaaaatcatgaaatttgcTTTAATCAAAGGTAGGGATGAAAGGAACAAAAGGtgcaataaaatatttcaaaataattggataaaaattattatttggaaATTTGGATTTAGCTCATTAAAGCATATATGGGTTCggtcttaattttaaatttcaaagtcTGAGTTTTTCTTTCTGTATTCGATATGTGTATTTAAGGGGTTAACATTCGGTCGAATcaagtgaaattattttattttatcatcctaattttacttgaattttttcaattaagtcgagtgaaataaaattcaagtctaatcaaaattaaacatgtcaaataaaaatattattatataataactaatttcatgctagagcacataaatttgaaaccatatatatttgaacttttctcaaagaaaataataataataaaataaatttgaataattaattaggtctcaaaattattattttagaacattttaaatttttataatttttaaaaatataaaattgaaaacttttataaatattttaaaattgaaaattattttgattttttttttgtaatttttgctgggaaagaccaatttgcttattttcaaagttgataGTGACCAAAAcggtatttacaccaatttgttattcgaattatttgagttatttgaattgtaaaattcaatttgacTCGAAATTGAAACTAGAATCGAATTATCTTAGTTGacttgaataattcgaataactcgatttgattaactcgaaattcaaaattattttcgatttttttgaatAGAATCGAATTTTATTCATCCCTAgtctattttattgtttatgtttgaaattcGTAACTATCACTCTCAATAATGGCATTTTCAATCTGCGTCCCCTTTAAGGATTCAATAATATCCTTATCGAATTAGACTCGATCTACGGATCAAATAGAGAATCGGTTCGTATATATTGACATAGGGGTTTAACTAGCCTATGAGTGAACCACTAAAAATCAAGACAAAGCCAACGGTTGaaccaattttataattttaaagtttctttattttttatttattgttggaCTGACGATCGAACCAGTTGAACCAAGAATTGGTGGTCTGACTATTTCAATTACCAGTCAGGTTATTAAAGCATTGCTAAGCAATATgttattcatgtttaaaatctatattatacataaaatgGTTGACTGAGTTAGTGTCATAAGTCAACCCGACACCAATTCAGTTGTGAAATTGCTAAAACATCCTTGTTTTAAAGGGTAATTATTAAGGGTATTCTtatcttttcatacttttatataatcttcaaatgaaacaattaaaacattatttgaaaatcaaatataataccaacaaattcatataaaatctaGTATCACTCCAACAATaatcatttgttaaaattatatatatattctaatataaaataattttattcaccTTGTAATTGtgataaaatttagttttaataaaagtaagtattactaaaattaaaaataacacttaggcaaatttaacttaaaaaataaggGTCAAatgcacaaaaaaaaatataaacattaaaggACAAATTGATCATTAtgcctatttttaaatatatttaaaatttttatcagtAGTATCTTAGGCTCAAATAAcaatattagaataattttaaaaataagaataactAATATTAAATGTTAGCAAAAAGGACATTGCTAAGAAACAATCTGTGCAACTAAATTGGTGCCTAAGATGGTGGGCATTCTTTCAAGCACCAAACAACAAATAGTAAATAAACAGAACACAAGGAAGTTATTTACTCAGTTTAGTTTCCCTATGTCTGTGGAGTTTAGCTCAGTGAAAAATATTCATTATCTTTAACACTTACAACAAATGATCATAATCTATCACACACCCCGTGACAATTTTCCTGACCTTTCAACATTGAAGACTAGATGCTCTCACTATTAAATTCGCCCATTGTGAATTTAGCAAGTAAAAccataatacaaaaattttactaTCAATATGCACtcatataataatgttttcacttagaacaaattaattattcaattctcTTTGTACATAAACATATATAGGGCCCTcaattatataaagtttattGAGACTTGCTTATATAAGAAGATCTATCACAATCCCTATAAAACAATCACTATATAAGTTGAATAcgaaatattaataatgaacGAGATAAACAAGAATTCTTGACAACAAAGTCTTTAGTAATTCAATCCAATCCAACTTCCTTGATTCAAAGGATTAGATAAGGGTAATATTATTCAATCCAATCACCAATATAAGATTCCCCAAGTGATATGATGTTCCATAATGGGCTAGATACCATCCATATAATTAAGATAACacaaataatcaattcaataaattgccaataccttaaatatgaaaattgtatCGATACAGATTTTGTGAGTAGGGGAATGGGTACTCCATCTAACACGGAATtgtcaatttcatattttcaaccTCCCTCTTTGGTAGTTTGTTGAGCAAAACATACACAAAGTAGGAAATTATAACATTAAGTAACCTTAGCTCCTTCTCAATATATTTCCATTAACTCAATAGACTTAACTCAggaaataattaagtaaattaatcatCAATGCTTAGTTGACTTTGCATCAATAATCAACCAACCATAATtataactaagtaaaataatcaAGTAATGATATAGTGCATGAAACTAAATGAAATTCATAAGCCGAATCAGTTCTCTAACAATTCAAAATTAGTTCACCAGTAGTATCATCATTAAAAGGAAGTAgcaataacataaacaaataaattgaaaatccaAACATTGAAAACTTCCTCTCTTAATGCAGCAGCAGAATTTGCCCAACAAAATCTCTCTTTCAATAGTCCTCCTATTAAGAATAGCTTCTAGCATTATCAaacatttttaaagttgagACAAAACCAACCTCAATAGCCAAGAGCTGAAGCTCAAGTGGCAGAAGAAGGCAGTGACCAGGAAGAGCAGGTCTTTGCAGTCTCTTACTCAGATGCCAAAGGAAAAGCCATA
The nucleotide sequence above comes from Gossypium raimondii isolate GPD5lz chromosome 13, ASM2569854v1, whole genome shotgun sequence. Encoded proteins:
- the LOC105783932 gene encoding protein SMAX1-LIKE 3, which gives rise to MRAGVCTVQQALTAEAASLVKQALGLARRRGHAQVTPLHVASAMLASSTGLLRRACLQSHSHPLQFRALELCFNVALNRLPASTSSPLLGPHHHHHHHHHPSLSNALVAAFKRAQAHQRRGSIENQQQPILALKIELEHLIVSILDDPSVSRVMREAGFSSTQVKTKVEQTVSLEISSSPKENNTKPQVLASNLSPSMPHTHSHDQDVTNVLNTIVHRRGNTVIIGESVAIAESVIRGVMDKFEKGQVSGDLRYLQFISFPLLSLRNLAKHEVEQKLVELKCLVKSYMARGVVLYLGDLKWVSEFWSTYGEQRRNYYSPVEHIIMELRRLVSGTKETGKLFLMGIATFRTYMKCKTGQASLESIWELYPLTISADSLSLSLNLESCDSQSQYRTKESIDSISWQLGEVEANKNHSSFRDRLFNFDKKEAQSTSSLPSWLQNYKEESKMNPSHDKDSVNVKDLYKKWNSFSSASTDKDPCNSEEEALNLSWPVIFESKSSPKEHQFWISENDSKPDLLSNPNSSPNSASSSEAMEEDIDGLNAFKVVNAENMNILCNALEKKVPWQKDVIPEIVSTILECRSGMNKAKNWLNQREHKEETWLLFLGSDNEAKQKIARELARIIFGSQTSFASISPSNFGPDSNEDYKRKRDESGGNNYVLQRFGEALNENPHRVFLMEDTEQVDYCSMKSIKHAIETGKVTVSDGVTVPVMDAIVIFSCESFSSLSRACSSRKRPNCNDPEEIKEPEMEQEKNPSVSLDLNIAIGDNSEEDSSRIDDETGILKYVDKQIIFSVKEQ